In Dyadobacter sp. NIV53, a single window of DNA contains:
- the uvrB gene encoding excinuclease ABC subunit UvrB, whose protein sequence is MDFELTSEYKPTGDQPEAIRQLLQGIAAGEPAQTLLGVTGSGKTFTVANVVAEINRPTLVLSHNKTLAAQLYGEFKQFFPKNAVEYFISYYDYYQPEAFISSSNTYIEKDLKINEEIDKLRLHTVSSLMSGRRDVIVVASVSCIYGAGNPNEYKKSIVSVKVGDVVSRNQFLFRLVEILYSRTEVEFSRGTFRVKGDTVDIFPGYADFAYRVIFFGDEIEEIQRIEPDSGKKISTDRAVAIFPANLFVTGRDVLTQSIKEIQDDLTQQIKYFVSEGRLAEAERVKERTEFDMEMMRELGYCSGIENYSRYFDRRLPGQRPFCLLDYFPEDFLMVVDESHATMPQIRAMWGGDRSRKESLVEYGFRLPSAMDNRPLTFQEFEDMTPQTIFVSATPADYELRRSEGVVVQQIIRPTGLLDPEIEVRPSLNQIDDLLDEITIRIKQGDRVLITTLTKRMAEELSKYLDKVGIKCRYIHSEVKSLDRVEILRELRLGIFDVLVGVNLLREGLDLPEVSLVAIMDADKEGFLRDVRSMIQTIGRAARNDRGKVLMYADVMTGSMQQAIEETNRRRSIQLEYNRVNGITPTTILKSKEAIMTQTSVADSKVRKVYVEPSEIRIAADPVVQYMGKNDLQKLLAETQRKMEAAAKNLDFLEAARLRDELLQLKERIKEKV, encoded by the coding sequence ATGGATTTTGAACTTACTTCTGAATACAAACCTACGGGAGATCAGCCCGAAGCAATAAGACAACTTTTACAGGGAATTGCAGCAGGTGAACCAGCCCAGACTTTACTGGGAGTAACCGGCTCAGGAAAGACTTTTACAGTTGCCAATGTGGTAGCTGAAATTAACCGGCCTACTCTGGTATTAAGCCATAACAAAACTCTGGCAGCTCAGCTTTATGGTGAGTTCAAGCAATTCTTTCCTAAAAATGCGGTTGAATATTTTATCAGTTACTACGATTATTATCAGCCGGAAGCATTTATTTCAAGCAGCAATACGTACATAGAAAAGGATCTGAAGATCAATGAGGAAATTGATAAACTTCGGTTGCATACGGTTTCTTCTCTTATGAGCGGACGCCGTGATGTGATAGTTGTCGCTTCGGTTTCCTGTATTTATGGTGCCGGTAATCCTAATGAATACAAGAAAAGCATTGTCAGCGTTAAAGTTGGCGATGTGGTCAGCAGGAATCAGTTTTTATTCCGGCTGGTTGAAATTCTGTACAGCAGGACCGAAGTCGAATTCTCACGTGGTACTTTTCGTGTAAAAGGAGATACAGTTGATATTTTTCCGGGCTACGCCGATTTTGCCTACCGTGTGATTTTCTTTGGGGACGAAATTGAAGAAATACAGCGCATTGAACCTGACTCTGGGAAAAAAATATCAACTGACCGCGCAGTAGCAATTTTTCCTGCAAATTTGTTTGTAACAGGGCGTGATGTTTTAACACAATCTATTAAAGAAATACAGGATGATCTGACACAACAGATCAAATATTTCGTAAGCGAAGGCCGGCTTGCAGAAGCTGAACGTGTGAAGGAACGGACTGAGTTCGATATGGAAATGATGCGGGAACTGGGTTACTGTTCCGGCATTGAAAACTATTCGCGCTATTTTGACCGGCGTTTACCCGGTCAGAGGCCTTTCTGTTTGCTCGATTATTTTCCCGAAGATTTTTTGATGGTTGTAGATGAAAGCCATGCAACTATGCCGCAGATAAGAGCCATGTGGGGAGGTGACCGTTCGCGTAAGGAATCTCTGGTAGAATATGGTTTCCGTTTGCCATCGGCTATGGATAACCGTCCGCTTACATTTCAGGAATTTGAGGATATGACACCACAAACTATTTTTGTAAGCGCCACGCCAGCCGATTATGAATTGCGCCGTTCAGAAGGTGTTGTAGTTCAGCAGATTATCCGCCCGACTGGTTTGTTGGATCCTGAAATTGAAGTACGCCCAAGTTTAAACCAGATTGATGATTTACTGGATGAAATAACGATCCGTATTAAACAGGGAGATCGTGTATTGATTACGACATTGACTAAGAGAATGGCTGAAGAGCTGAGCAAATACCTGGATAAAGTTGGTATTAAATGCCGCTACATTCACTCGGAAGTAAAGTCTCTGGATCGCGTTGAAATTTTAAGGGAATTAAGATTGGGCATTTTTGATGTTTTGGTTGGTGTCAATCTGTTGCGTGAAGGACTGGATTTACCCGAAGTTTCTTTGGTTGCCATCATGGATGCTGACAAGGAAGGATTTCTGCGCGATGTCCGTTCTATGATACAAACCATCGGGCGTGCTGCCCGAAACGACCGGGGGAAAGTACTCATGTATGCGGATGTGATGACAGGTTCGATGCAACAGGCTATCGAAGAAACAAACCGACGCAGGAGTATTCAGCTAGAATATAACCGCGTCAACGGAATAACGCCGACTACAATCCTGAAATCTAAGGAAGCCATTATGACACAGACTTCGGTGGCGGATTCCAAGGTTCGGAAAGTATATGTGGAACCAAGCGAAATACGTATTGCAGCAGATCCTGTTGTGCAGTATATGGGTAAAAATGACCTTCAGAAATTGCTAGCGGAAACCCAAAGAAAAATGGAAGCCGCAGCGAAAAATCTTGACTTCCTGGAAGCAGCCAGATTACGTGATGAGTTATTACAATTGAAGGAAAGAATAAAAGAAAAGGTTTAA
- a CDS encoding M12 family metallo-peptidase, whose protein sequence is MAQKRINFSVPKITNGADLHVKFKNYQLIKTDLESVFSKLKHELDGQVELAFSDQLRWTFDVTENTLLSSKYFETVASNNGLRKRINPTIKTFSGVLKGGQGKISLTVDHGFFTAVITEGAQTWYIEQAQHINGETDQEILLLYNTIDVIDSQLFRCGVEDDRNKANEFRLPDTGMRTFANSCKVVELAIASDASMFTKFGSSRAVFNHNIAVMNNVAVLYRHEFTDNIEFSIVTQYGSEGYTNDPLFPNTTSTSPGIVLSAFTAWGQTRNFGTTFDIGQFWTNRDFDGTTVGLAYLGTVCSSYKYHVLQDFSSNISSVSVMTAHEIGHNFNASHDPPGSPTIMAPSVNMTSTWSSNSETDISNHITSRTCLSDCDGTVNPVFLAIPSAVCVGGTVKFKDKTINGSNRAWIFQSGSPSTSTEAQPAITYSNEGTYDVNLSGNGTANLFSDNYVIVNNPVLNTFSCPLPSGTPGNAGIKYFSLNSISMSSGNAVSDGDKYVNRSCTQITDLQTNTSYDVIASIGNYDRDVTPTLYERIKVYIDYDNDGLFNESNELIVNSDASWAGYLTYDPISRPWLRFSTPSSVTKNKILRLRVITDTSNPNSACYNTVDGQVEDYGVVFHDSNISLPVDLISFSGKKVNNYNLLEWKTVNETEMRSYTLEKSENGSGFSDVGTVWSNNTGKNQFNYQWKDDAISNYTGGYYYKLRMEELDGKVSFSKIIYIKNPDVKSGLTLQNCQTLIGENITYELVSDIDRPVNITLYNMMGSRVKNWKKILFKGTNQIRDEMTNLNSGLLFLSIQTDNQPVIVQKILK, encoded by the coding sequence ATGGCTCAAAAAAGAATCAATTTCAGCGTTCCCAAAATTACGAACGGAGCAGATCTTCATGTGAAATTTAAAAATTACCAATTGATCAAAACCGATCTGGAAAGTGTTTTTTCCAAACTGAAACATGAGCTGGACGGGCAGGTGGAACTGGCATTCTCTGATCAGTTAAGATGGACTTTTGATGTTACGGAAAATACTTTACTTTCTTCAAAGTATTTTGAAACGGTGGCTTCGAACAATGGTTTGCGCAAAAGAATTAATCCCACGATAAAGACATTTTCTGGTGTATTAAAAGGCGGACAGGGAAAAATTTCTCTCACCGTTGATCATGGTTTTTTTACTGCAGTTATCACCGAAGGTGCACAAACCTGGTATATTGAACAGGCTCAACACATTAATGGTGAAACAGATCAGGAAATACTGTTGTTATACAACACAATAGATGTAATTGATAGCCAGCTATTTCGTTGCGGCGTTGAGGATGATAGAAATAAGGCAAATGAATTCCGTTTGCCTGATACCGGGATGAGAACATTTGCTAATTCTTGTAAAGTAGTAGAACTGGCAATAGCTTCGGATGCCAGTATGTTTACAAAATTCGGAAGTTCAAGGGCAGTATTTAACCACAATATTGCTGTGATGAATAATGTGGCAGTACTATACAGGCACGAGTTCACGGATAATATCGAGTTTAGTATAGTTACCCAGTATGGAAGTGAGGGTTACACCAATGACCCTTTGTTCCCAAATACAACTTCTACTTCTCCCGGTATTGTATTATCTGCGTTTACAGCATGGGGTCAGACAAGAAACTTTGGAACTACTTTCGATATCGGGCAATTCTGGACTAACCGTGATTTTGATGGAACAACCGTCGGGCTGGCTTATCTTGGAACGGTTTGCAGTAGTTATAAATACCATGTTCTTCAGGATTTTTCATCCAACATTTCGTCTGTTTCCGTAATGACTGCACATGAAATTGGCCACAATTTTAATGCAAGTCATGACCCGCCCGGTTCACCAACTATTATGGCTCCATCTGTTAACATGACAAGTACCTGGTCATCAAATTCAGAAACTGATATAAGCAATCACATTACTTCCAGAACCTGTTTAAGTGATTGCGATGGAACGGTGAATCCTGTTTTTTTAGCTATACCTTCTGCCGTTTGCGTAGGAGGAACTGTAAAATTTAAAGACAAAACGATTAACGGTTCCAACCGAGCCTGGATTTTTCAATCAGGTAGTCCTTCGACTTCTACTGAGGCACAGCCAGCAATTACCTATTCAAATGAAGGAACATATGATGTGAATCTCTCTGGTAACGGAACCGCAAATTTGTTTTCAGATAACTATGTGATAGTAAACAATCCGGTTTTGAATACATTTTCCTGCCCGTTGCCAAGTGGCACGCCGGGAAATGCTGGTATTAAATATTTTTCTCTGAATTCTATTAGTATGTCGTCCGGAAATGCAGTTTCGGACGGGGATAAATATGTTAACAGATCGTGTACACAAATTACTGATTTACAAACAAATACTTCTTATGATGTAATTGCCAGTATTGGGAATTATGACAGAGACGTGACACCCACTTTATATGAGCGCATTAAAGTATATATAGACTATGATAATGACGGTCTTTTTAATGAGTCGAACGAACTGATTGTTAATTCTGATGCTTCGTGGGCAGGATACCTGACTTATGATCCTATCAGCAGGCCCTGGCTAAGATTTTCGACACCTTCAAGCGTTACTAAAAATAAAATATTGAGACTGAGAGTTATTACAGATACATCTAATCCCAACAGTGCCTGCTACAATACGGTTGATGGCCAGGTTGAAGATTATGGTGTTGTTTTTCATGACAGTAATATATCGTTACCTGTTGACCTGATATCATTTTCTGGTAAAAAAGTAAATAATTATAATTTGCTTGAATGGAAAACGGTGAATGAAACAGAGATGCGGTCCTATACTTTGGAAAAAAGCGAAAATGGATCCGGATTTTCTGATGTTGGTACAGTTTGGTCCAATAATACAGGTAAAAACCAATTTAACTATCAATGGAAGGATGATGCAATATCTAATTATACAGGAGGATATTATTATAAGCTCAGGATGGAAGAACTGGATGGAAAAGTCAGTTTTAGTAAGATCATATATATCAAAAATCCTGATGTCAAATCAGGACTGACTTTACAAAACTGCCAGACATTGATCGGTGAAAATATAACTTATGAATTAGTATCAGACATTGACCGGCCTGTAAATATTACATTGTACAACATGATGGGGAGTCGTGTAAAAAACTGGAAAAAAATACTTTTTAAGGGAACCAACCAGATTAGGGATGAAATGACAAATTTAAATTCAGGATTGTTATTCCTGAGTATACAGACAGATAACCAGCCAGTTATTGTTCAAAAAATATTAAAATAA
- a CDS encoding 5' nucleotidase, NT5C type: protein MRKTIAIDMDNVIVDIETNWINLYEKEFGIKVEKADLLGKPEDEAFPDPAAARSLLYKPGFFRHAPIVPGAQEALLELQNDFEVYIVSAAMEFPNSLPEKYDWLNEHFPFISWKNIIFCGDKSVIDTDFLIDDHLKNLDFCKGMPILFTAGHNINVTRHTRVNNWQEALKLLKDSIKSDKNLLNELLNGTAKTI from the coding sequence ATGAGGAAGACAATCGCAATCGATATGGACAATGTTATTGTAGACATTGAAACAAACTGGATTAATTTATATGAAAAAGAATTTGGTATAAAAGTTGAAAAGGCGGATTTATTGGGCAAACCCGAAGACGAAGCATTTCCCGATCCGGCAGCTGCCAGAAGTTTGTTATACAAACCTGGTTTTTTCCGTCATGCACCCATTGTGCCCGGAGCACAGGAAGCGTTACTTGAATTACAAAATGATTTCGAGGTATACATCGTTTCAGCAGCCATGGAATTTCCGAATTCGTTGCCAGAAAAATATGACTGGCTTAACGAGCATTTTCCATTTATCTCCTGGAAAAATATTATATTTTGTGGAGACAAAAGTGTAATTGATACTGATTTTCTTATTGATGACCACCTAAAAAATCTGGATTTTTGCAAAGGAATGCCCATACTTTTTACCGCCGGGCATAATATAAATGTAACAAGGCACACAAGGGTAAATAATTGGCAAGAAGCCCTGAAATTGTTGAAAGATTCAATTAAATCTGATAAAAATTTATTGAATGAATTGTTAAACGGGACTGCCAAAACTATCTGA
- a CDS encoding DeoR/GlpR family DNA-binding transcription regulator — translation MLKEERFQVILSQLNQDQKVHLADLSQILKVSEDTVRRDIKELADQGLLKSVRGGAVPHSPGPHRFHDRIEYGNEQKEIIAKKALDFLRDGQVVIFDGGTSAMLIAQALPKDIRLTVVTNSFPIANILEVHENVEVLFAGGRLLKNSFVTIGNETIRFFKKFRADICFLGICSIHPELGVTGPDYEESEVKKTMIESSREIIALATIEKLETAEAYYVCPTGQLTAIITDQSNDFPEFEVYKKMGIKMV, via the coding sequence ATGCTAAAAGAAGAAAGATTTCAGGTTATATTATCTCAGCTGAACCAGGATCAGAAAGTACATCTTGCAGATTTAAGCCAGATTTTAAAGGTTTCGGAAGATACGGTTCGGCGTGATATTAAGGAGCTTGCAGATCAGGGGCTTTTAAAATCAGTAAGGGGAGGAGCAGTACCTCATTCACCGGGGCCGCATCGTTTTCATGACAGAATTGAATATGGCAATGAGCAAAAAGAAATCATTGCCAAAAAGGCACTGGATTTTTTAAGAGACGGACAGGTTGTGATTTTTGATGGCGGCACATCAGCCATGCTTATTGCACAGGCATTGCCAAAGGATATCCGGCTTACAGTGGTAACTAACAGTTTTCCGATTGCGAATATCCTGGAAGTACATGAAAATGTAGAAGTACTGTTTGCAGGTGGAAGGCTTCTTAAAAATTCATTTGTTACAATTGGAAATGAAACCATACGGTTTTTTAAGAAATTCAGGGCAGACATTTGTTTTCTGGGAATTTGCAGTATCCATCCTGAACTGGGAGTTACAGGGCCAGACTATGAAGAAAGCGAAGTGAAAAAAACAATGATCGAATCTTCCAGAGAAATTATTGCACTCGCTACGATTGAAAAACTGGAAACAGCAGAAGCGTATTATGTTTGTCCAACCGGCCAGTTAACAGCCATCATTACAGATCAATCCAACGATTTTCCTGAGTTTGAAGTGTATAAAAAGATGGGAATCAAAATGGTATAA
- a CDS encoding 3-hydroxyacyl-CoA dehydrogenase: MQLKNSTALITGGASGLGEATARYFAANGSNVIILDLNETAGKALEQEFSSKIKFIKTDVSSENDVHDAINLALETFGTIQIVVNCAGIAPVRKTVGKSEGIYGPHSLDLFEKTIKVNLIGTFNVIRLAAFAMEKNEPNDDGERGVIINTASVAAYDGQMGQVAYAASKGGIVSMTLPVARDLAKSGIRVMAIAPGLFETPLMMGLPEEARISLGQQIPFPSRLGKPYEYAWLARSIVENPMLNGEVIRLDGAIRMGPK; encoded by the coding sequence ATGCAACTAAAAAATTCCACGGCCCTTATTACCGGAGGCGCATCCGGCTTAGGTGAAGCGACTGCAAGATACTTTGCTGCCAATGGATCAAACGTAATTATTCTTGACCTCAACGAAACTGCCGGAAAGGCGCTGGAACAAGAATTCTCTTCAAAAATTAAATTCATAAAAACCGACGTTTCCAGTGAAAACGATGTGCATGATGCAATCAATCTGGCATTGGAAACATTTGGTACTATTCAAATTGTCGTGAATTGTGCCGGTATTGCTCCCGTTCGCAAAACTGTTGGAAAATCAGAAGGTATTTATGGCCCACATTCGCTGGATCTTTTCGAAAAAACAATTAAAGTAAACCTGATAGGTACATTTAATGTAATCCGGTTAGCTGCTTTTGCCATGGAAAAGAATGAACCGAATGATGATGGCGAACGGGGAGTTATCATCAATACAGCCTCAGTTGCAGCGTATGACGGGCAAATGGGACAGGTTGCTTATGCAGCAAGCAAAGGAGGTATTGTAAGCATGACGTTACCTGTTGCACGCGATCTGGCAAAATCCGGAATTCGCGTAATGGCTATTGCACCCGGATTGTTTGAAACACCTTTAATGATGGGATTGCCCGAAGAAGCCCGAATTTCCCTTGGACAGCAAATCCCGTTTCCATCCCGCCTCGGAAAACCATACGAGTATGCCTGGCTTGCCAGATCTATTGTTGAAAACCCTATGCTAAACGGCGAGGTAATCCGGCTGGACGGAGCAATCCGAATGGGGCCAAAATAA
- a CDS encoding AAA family ATPase, with protein MADKLIVRDFGPIKNAELDIKKTTVLIGPQGSGKSTLAKLVATSTNISWHYGLQKDYDLNLHFSEYGMNNYLKQNSYFKYYHAPYEVVFNNKNGDSKKSSIDLVGKFNVQNSDLDKINIAFNNNEITNEERNRKISQLIYRSIYIPSERMILPIVREAALSMQLNRIPLPMALLYFGSEFEQARKKIFTLKTLLEGVSYEFANGEDLVISKGGHFNLSETASGYQAIIPMQVIVEHISSENRRNFIVEEPELNLYPPTQKN; from the coding sequence ATGGCAGATAAACTGATAGTAAGGGATTTTGGTCCCATCAAAAACGCTGAGCTGGATATCAAGAAAACGACTGTTTTGATCGGACCACAAGGTAGTGGTAAAAGCACGTTGGCGAAGTTGGTGGCAACCTCTACAAACATTAGTTGGCATTATGGATTGCAAAAAGATTACGATTTAAATCTTCATTTTTCCGAATACGGAATGAATAATTATCTTAAGCAGAATAGTTATTTCAAGTATTATCATGCACCATATGAAGTAGTTTTTAATAATAAAAATGGTGATTCTAAAAAAAGCAGCATTGATTTAGTTGGTAAATTCAATGTGCAGAATTCAGATCTTGATAAAATAAATATTGCTTTTAACAATAATGAAATCACAAACGAAGAGAGAAATCGTAAAATTTCACAATTGATTTATAGATCTATATATATTCCGTCTGAAAGGATGATTTTACCAATTGTTAGAGAAGCGGCTCTTAGTATGCAACTTAATAGAATTCCATTGCCTATGGCTCTATTGTATTTTGGAAGTGAATTTGAACAAGCCAGAAAGAAGATATTTACATTAAAAACATTGTTAGAAGGAGTTAGTTATGAATTTGCTAACGGAGAAGATTTGGTTATTTCAAAAGGTGGACATTTTAATCTTTCAGAAACAGCTAGTGGTTATCAAGCTATAATTCCTATGCAAGTTATTGTTGAACATATTTCTTCTGAAAATAGGCGAAACTTTATAGTTGAAGAGCCTGAATTAAATTTGTATCCACCAACTCAAAAAAATTAG